The Sulfurihydrogenibium sp. YO3AOP1 genome has a window encoding:
- the truA gene encoding tRNA pseudouridine(38-40) synthase TruA: MEIKNYKLEISYIGTNYNGWQRQKNGIGIQQVIEDLLSELLEEKITLIGAGRTDAGVHALRQVANFKTKKHKNTKTIYTYLNAKLPRDISILKVEEVPLSFNARFSAKGKTYLYKINTKPDPFLFKLAWYYDKKLDLIKMVEGINLIKQYKDLSSLAKAGDYIRKEIDLRELKLYFDGKIITIEITASHFLRNMVRRIAGHLVALGRGSLSLEELKDIIEKKSPSHGKFTAPPEGLYLKAVYY, translated from the coding sequence ATGGAGATAAAAAACTACAAGCTTGAAATCAGTTATATTGGAACTAACTACAACGGTTGGCAAAGGCAGAAAAACGGAATTGGAATTCAGCAAGTCATTGAAGATTTATTATCTGAGCTTTTGGAAGAAAAAATAACGCTGATTGGTGCAGGAAGGACTGATGCAGGCGTTCATGCTTTAAGGCAGGTTGCAAACTTTAAAACGAAAAAACATAAAAACACAAAGACCATATATACCTATCTTAATGCAAAACTGCCAAGAGATATTTCAATTTTGAAAGTTGAAGAAGTGCCACTTTCTTTTAATGCAAGATTTTCAGCCAAAGGAAAGACATACCTTTATAAGATAAACACAAAGCCAGACCCATTTTTGTTTAAACTTGCTTGGTATTATGATAAAAAATTAGACTTGATAAAGATGGTAGAAGGAATTAATTTAATAAAGCAGTATAAAGACCTTTCTTCTTTGGCAAAAGCAGGGGATTATATAAGAAAAGAAATCGATTTAAGAGAGCTTAAGTTATACTTTGATGGTAAAATCATAACCATAGAAATTACAGCATCTCACTTTTTAAGAAATATGGTCCGTAGAATTGCAGGACACCTTGTCGCACTTGGAAGAGGTAGCTTAAGCTTAGAAGAGTTAAAAGATATAATAGAAAAGAAAAGTCCATCCCATGGTAAATTTACAGCACCACCGGAAGGTTTATATTTAAAAGCAGTGTATTATTAG